Proteins found in one Salvia splendens isolate huo1 chromosome 10, SspV2, whole genome shotgun sequence genomic segment:
- the LOC121753165 gene encoding SPX domain-containing protein 1-like, whose translation MKFGKSLSNQIEETLPEWRDKFLSYKELKKRLKLIEPNKPGGEGEERPQKKRRTEEARREGDAMTEEEVDFLKLLEDELDKFNSFFVEKEEEYIIRLKELRDSVANAKDKKDEMIKIRKEIVDFHGEMVLLENYSALNYTGLVKILKKYDKRTGALLRLPFIQNVLQQPFYTTDLLFKLVKECENMLDQMFPLPVVGNEPSTSSAPEEGVMEEPKELAEIKYMKSLYMKSTLAALRVLKEIRSGSSTVSAFSLPPLQISGLEDPWNKIPLLEQVAK comes from the exons ATGAAGTTTGGGAAGAGTTTGAGCAACCAAATTGAGGAGACGTTGCCGGAGTGGAGAGACAAGTTTTTGTCATACAAGGAGCTGAAGAAGCGGCTCAAGCTGATCGAGCCGAATAAACCTGGCGGCGAGGGGGAGGAGAGGCCGCAGAAGAAGCGGAGGACGGAGGAGGCCCGCCGGGAAGGGGATGCCATGACTGAGGAGGAGGTGGATTTCCTCAAGCTTTTGGAGGATGAGCTCGACAAGTTTAATTCCTTCTTCGTTGAGAAAGAGGAGGAGTATATTATCAGATTAAAG GAACTACGTGATAGTGTGGCGAATGCGAAGGATAAGAaagatgagatgattaagatCCGGAAAGAAATTGTGGACTTCCATGGGGAGATGGTTTTGTTGGAGAATTACAGTGCTCTTAACTACACTG GGCTGGTTAAGATTTTGAAGAAGTACGACAAAAGAACTGGCGCTCTCCTTCGGTTGCCATTCATTCAGAATGTTCTGCAGCAGCCGTTCTACACGACTGACCTGCTGTTCAAGCTTGTGAAGGAGTGTGAGAATATGCTCGATCAAATGTTCCCTCTCCCAGTGGTTGGGAACGAACCCTCTACGAGCAGTGCACCGGAAGAGGGTGTGATGGAGGAACCTAAGGAGCTTGCAGAGATAAAATACATGAAGAGCCTGTATATGAAGAGTACATTGGCTGCGTTGCGCGTTTTGAAAGAGATTCGCAGCGGGAGCTCTACAGTTAGCGCATTTTCATTGCCGCCTCTCCAGATTAGTGGATTGGAGGATCCTTGGAACAAAATCCCTCTTCTGGAACAAGTTGCCAAGTAG
- the LOC121752147 gene encoding proline-rich receptor-like protein kinase PERK1: MSSPAPRSAPPPSSPPTNTTAPPPAATSPPPPSPTTTPPPAPTRSPPPIPPTSAPPPTTTSSPPPPVSSAPPPSTPTTPASPPPPTTTPSPPAPTVPSGSPPSPPAPSGGVSRSPPPPTRSRSPPGSPVSPPPSKDSGVSTGLVVGIALGGVALLVILSLLFIFCKKKKKRIQQHEYYVPPPPLAYKADPYGGQVQNWQNNPPPPPHHAVTMPPNPTPPPPVGASRPPLSPLHSAPPPYMSSSGGSGSNYSGPETPLPPPSPGMSLGFSKSTFTYEELAMATQGFSDANLLGQGGFGYVHKGVLPNGKEVAVKQLKAGSGQGEREFQAEVEIISRVHHKHLVSLVGYCITGIQRMLVYEFVSNNTLEFHLHGKGRPVMDWAMRLKIALGSAKGLAYLHEDCHPKIIHRDIKASNILLDFNFEAKVADFGLAKLTSDANTHVSTRVMGTFGYLAPEYAASGKLTEKSDVFSYGVMLLELITGRRPVDSNQTYMDDSLVDWARPLLTRALDDGSFDSLIDRRLGSDYNRNEMARLVACAAACVRHSARRRPKMSQVVRALEGDVSLSDLNEGITPGHSSVYSSNGSTDYDAAQYNEDMKKFRKMALGTQEYGSSGLCSNPTSEYGLNPSGSSSEGQQTREMEIGRR; this comes from the exons ATGTCGTCGCCGGCGCCGAGGTCCGCGCCCCCTCCCTCTTCCCCTCCTACAAACACCACGGCCCCACCGCCCGCCGCCACCTCACCTCCGCCGCCCAGTCCGACGACCACTCCTCCACCTGCTCCCACAAGGTCTCCGCCGCCGATACCGCCAACTTCAGCGCCGCCTCCGACCACCACCTCCTCCCCGCCGCCGCCGGTATcgtcagctcctcctccgtcgACTCCTACAACCCCGGCAAGCCCCCCACCGCCCACCACCACCCCATCGCCGCCTGCCCCGACCGTTCCATCTGGATCCCCTCCGTCGCCGCCGGCTCCCTCCGGCGGCGTCTCTCGCTCACCGCCGCCGCCGACTAGAAGTCGGTCTCCGCCTGGCTCGCCCGTGTCACCGCCGCCTTCGAAAGACTCAGGAGTATCGACGGGGTTGGTGGTTGGGATTGCTCTGGGAGGCGTTGCATTGCTAGTGATTCTGAGCTTGCTGTTTATATTCtgcaaaaagaagaagaagagaatacAGCAACACGAGTATTACGTGCCTCCGCCTCCTCTTGCCTATAAAG CTGATCCCTATGGTGGCCAAGTACAAAATTGGCAAAACAACCCTCCGCCGCCTCCTCATCACGCTGTCACAATGCCGCCTAATCCTACTCCCCCGCCGCCCGTTGGTGCTTCGAGGCCTCCACTCTCACCGCTTCATTCTGCTCCTCCTCCTTACATGAGCAGCAGTGGGGGTTCTGGCTCCAACTACTCAGGCCCCGAAACGCCCCTTCCGCCGCCTTCCCCAGGCATGTCGTTAGGCTTCTCGAAGAGCACGTTCACGTACGAAGAACTGGCAATGGCAACGCAGGGGTTCTCAGACGCCAACCTGCTTGGGCAGGGTGGCTTCGGTTACGTGCACAAGGGAGTCCTTCCGAATGGTAAGGAGGTCGCAGTTAAGCAGCTGAAGGCCGGAAGCGGACAGGGGGAGCGTGAGTTCCAGGCGGAGGTCGAGATCATTAGCAGAGTGCATCACAAGCATCTTGTATCTTTGGTTGGGTACTGCATCACCGGAATTCAGAGAATGCTTGTCTACGAGTTTGTTTCGAACAATACCTTGGAATTCCACCTTCATG GTAAGGGAAGACCAGTGATGGATTGGGCAATGAGGTTGAAGATTGCTCTAGGTTCAGCAAAAGGACTTGCATATCTACATGAGGATT GTCACCCAAAGATTATCCATAGGGATATCAAGGCCTCTAATATTCTTCTGGATTTTAACTTTGAGGCAAAG GTTGCAGATTTTGGTCTTGCAAAGTTGACTTCTGATGCCAATACTCATGTCTCTACAAGAGTGATGGGAACTTTTGG GTATCTGGCTCCAGAGTATGCTGCCTCTGGAAAGCTAACTGAAAAGTCTGATGTGTTCTCCTATGGTGTTATGCTTCTCGAGTTGATCACTGGACGCCGGCCTGTCGACTCAAATCAGACTTACATGGATGATAGTTTAGTCGACTGG GCTAGGCCGTTATTGACTCGCGCACTTGATGATGGGAGCTTTGATTCCCTCATTGATAGAAGGCTGGGAAGTGACTATAATAGGAATGAGATGGCTCGGTTGGTGGCGTGTGCTGCTGCCTGTGTCCGTCATTCTGCAAGGCGTAGGCCGAAAATGAGCCAG GTGGTGAGGGCCTTGGAAGGAGATGTGTCGCTGTCGGATCTGAACGAAGGAATCACGCCTGGACACAGCAGTGTGTACAGTTCGAATGGAAGCACAGACTATGACGCAGCGCAATACAACGAGGACATGAAGAAGTTCCGGAAAATGGCGCTGGGCACGCAGGAGTACGGAAGCAGTGGCCTATGCAGCAATCCGACAAGCGAATACGGGCTGAACCCATCTGGCTCGAGCAGTGAAGGCCAACAAACAAGAGAAATGGAGATTGGAAGGAGATAA